CTGGTAAACCGAAATAATAATTATAAATAATATAGGGAGTTACAGTAGCATCTGGTACTAAAATTTAGACCGCCAGTTAAAAATAATTGTGTGCTGAAAGACTACAAAAGTTAAAAAGTCTACCATCAAAAATAATTATCCCAACTCAAGACGATATTAACAGACATTGAGCGACAACCAAAACAAGCGCGATCATTTTCGTTTTTTTACCAAACACACTGGGGATTTTAAATAAGCTGACTCCAGCCTAAGCTAATTTCAGTCTATGGGATAGGTAGATGAATTTAGTAACTAATTATTGGCTGTACCAAAAATGGTAACTGAATTGCTGATTCCAATTCCTAGTATTAACTAAGAGAATTAGGAATAATACCAAATAGGAATAAGTAGTGTGATTTGAGATTATTAGCATAGCCTTTTGGCAAAGACTCTCAATCCAAAATCCAAAATCTAAAATCCAAAATTGGTATAAGCAGCTAGAAAGCCAATAGCTGATCATCTTAATTACGTGGTGGTGTCCGCTTTCGCAGAAAATCAGGAATATCCAACACCGAACCTTTTTCTTTTGGTTCTGGAGTTTGTGTTGGTGGATTAGGCGCAGCTGGTTGTTGCATTGGCCTTCTTTGTGGAGGGGGTTGTACTACCCGTCCTTGGGTAACGTTGGGTTGTTGTGCAGCTGGGGCTTCACCAGTAAATCCAGTTGCAATTACGGTAAGTCTCACTTCACCTTGGAGTCTGTCATCGATCACCGCTCCAAAAATAATATTGGCGTTGGGATCAACCACTTCATAGATTGTTTCAGCAGCAGCATTCACTTCATGCAGGGTGAGATCGCTACCACCAGTGATGTTAAAGACAACACCCCTAGCGCCCTCAATTGAACATTCAAGTAATGGTGAAGAAATCGCTGCGATCGCTGCTTCTCTGGCTCTAGATTTTCCAGAACCAATACCGATCCCCATGAGTGCTGATCCTGCATCGGCCATAACTGCTCGCACATCTGCAAAGTCAACGTTGATCAAACCAGGAATGGTAATAATATCGGAAATGCCTTGTACCCCTTGCCGCAACACATCATCTGCATAGCGAAAAGCTTCTTGCATCGGTGTTTGTTCCGGGATAACTTCTAGTAACTTGTTGTTAGGAATGATAATTAGTGTATCTACCCTACTTTTCAGCCCTTCGATCCCTTGTTCTGCTTGGCTAATCCGGCGGCGTCCCTCAAAGATAAAGGGACGTGTAACGACGCCAACAGTAAGAGCGCCCATTTCTTTAGCTACTTCTGCTACAATCGGAGCCGCACCAGTACCAGTTCCACCACCCATTCCTGCGGTAATAAATACTAAATCAGCACCATCTAAAGCTGTCGCAATCTCGTCCCGTGATTCCTCGGCAGCTTTAGTTCCAATAGCAGGATTACCACCTGCTCCCAAACCCCTTGTCAGTTTCTGTCCTATTTGTAGTCGGCTGGGAGCTGCTGCCAAAGTTAAAGCTTGAGCATCAGTGTTGATAGACCAAAACTCTACCCCACTTACATCTGATGCAATCATGCGGTTAACAGCATTACTACCACCGCCACCAACACCAATCACTTTAATATTGGCAACTCGACCAGGAACAATGTCACCTATTCGGGTTTCTTCCCGCTCTATTTTCTTGTTGTCATTATTTTGCCCAAAGCTCAGTCCTGAATGATTAAACGGATTGGTGGAATTAACAGCCAGTGAGAAAGTCGACTGTCCTGGAGATTGAGAGTTTTTATAGGTAAGTCCTTGGTTATTATCAAGAGTCATTGGATTCACAAAGGGGTAGATAAACGACTTTTTAAGGTTTTATTCACCTAAGAGTCAACTATAGTGTGACGCTGCCATCAACAATATGACATTGTTCTTTCTTGTTCTCCATACTTCCAACCCTTTCAGGATGAGAGATAGGAAACTTTGTTATGGGATAAATCATCAAGGCACCTGTTTGCACAGTTAATTAATTCTAGAGAAGTATACCGAACTATTTACCTGAAACTGACCTGTATCAGTTCTACTAGACATTAATATATTCCCTGCTTTTTTACCGATTTGGCTCGGTATATCTTTGGTAACCCCAATAACCTTTCCCTTTTGCTGCTGTTGCTTTATATTGGTCATCAATTTTACAGCTGTAAACGTAAATTTTATCTTTAGTTGCGGAAATCACTATTTTTTTTGGTATAAATTATTCAATATCAATAAAGAAAAATTATGCTGAAAGCCAGAAAGGGATGGATATAAGTCAACAAATCGCATAAGTTTGCGGTACTTAATTATACATTTGTATTCGGTAAGATAATTCCTGCACGGAAAATACTGAGCAAGTTGTATTACTTGCCAACACTGGTCATAACACGTTTGTTCTCGGTTAGTGATATGTTTAATAGGATTCACCATTGGGGATAATTGCAACCTAAGACATAAAATTTGTCTTAATATTTTATTTATCAATGTTCAAAATAGAGACAACAGAAAATAATGTTTGTTGTAATTGACTCAAATTTTGAAACATCTAATTAATTTACTGTTTTACTTACCTTCATTAAAGCATCCACACGACGGGCAATTGTCTAAAAGTGGTTAAAAGTAATACTTTATCCATATAAGTTAGCAGGTAATAAAAAGAACTTTACTATAGCAAGTATTGTGCTAAACTGAAGGACAGACAGGTAAAGATTACTTTTGAACCAGATGCTATCGGTAAAGAAGGTAACACCTTCTACCCATGATTAGATGTTAGGCAAATAACATAAAACTTCTGACTGTCTAAAGAGAGGTTTTGCAAATAATCCTCCAATTTAATTAGAATTTAATGCCGATTTTTACATAGATAGGTCGGAAAACCCAACTTAAATAATAAATATATTTTTTCAACACAAAACTTCTTTATTGACTAGGATGACTTTAATATCAAACACGCAGATTTTTTTTAGCCTGTTTGGGAATTGGTTTGCTGTTTTTTTGGTTCATTTGTACTAGTAAGTGTTCTGGATTTTTCAAATCAATGTACTCTATTTCATTGGGATTGAGTTGTGAGGGTAGATGACGAAGTTGGGCAAGCACCTTAATTTGTTCTGGTAGCTGGGGACTTGGTGTACCGAGATGTACTAAACCTAGTTCTGTTTTTAGAATTAAATTTGTTGGATCTTGCCAATCTATCTCCGTTACTTTCAAGGAAGTTTGACTCATCGCTTCATACAAAGAAATCCAGTAGGGTCTGTATTGTTCTGGTGATCCGATCACTTTTAAAGTTGGTAGTTTAACTTTAGAGTCGAGGGAGTTAAAATTCTCTAAAGGTATCCATACGCCATTGGCATCTAGTAAACCCATAATTACTTTTGTATTGCCATTTTTCCTGTTAGCTTGTTCTCGGCGTACTTGAGCGATCGCTACTGGTGTTCTTTCTTGAAGTTGGACTACTAATCCAGGAGGAAACAGACGACGACTGACGGTTGCTTGGGCAATACTTGGCTGCTGCTGTAAAGAACGAGCAATTTTATAAGGTTCAATCCGCCACAAAGATTGCGGATAAGACAGCACTAGTAGAGACTGAACCTCCTCATCTGAAAGTAATTGATTTCCTGATATCACCACATCTTTAGGAGTTTTGAGAACCCAAATAGGTTGAATTGCTATCCACAACAAACCACCAGCCAAACTAGTCACAGCAATAGTTCGCCAAATTGCTTGAATAAATTTGATCTGGCGCTTTTTACGTAACTTCTTACGGCGTCCTGCAAGGATTGTGCGGGAAATCGATACTATACCAGCCATTCAAACCTCTGCCATACTCTATAATCCAAGTCGTGATTGCATATCTGTAACATTCAATAATTTTAGTCAAACCTGACTTTACAACACTGTATAGCAACAAAATTAAGATTTTAGTAGTTAGCTATTGTACATTCATAAAATTTGCAATTTGAAATTATCTGCAAATCTGGACATTGAACTTATGTAGCCTTATTTTACAGATGATACTCATCATTTCAGCAAGAAGACTACAAATGCTTGTTGACATTTTGCTATTTATATGGATTAAGGCAAAATTCAGAACCAAGTGCGAAACCGAAATTATACTCTGATTTTGCATCTGTCAGAGAATTATCTACCATCAAGACTGCTATTAAAACAATTCTTCTTGGATAAACACGCTTTATCTTCATATTGGTATTAAGGAAAGTTCAGGAAGCGGAGGGCAGTCCCAATGAAACAAGTTTCACCG
Above is a genomic segment from Fischerella sp. JS2 containing:
- a CDS encoding cell division protein FtsQ/DivIB codes for the protein MAGIVSISRTILAGRRKKLRKKRQIKFIQAIWRTIAVTSLAGGLLWIAIQPIWVLKTPKDVVISGNQLLSDEEVQSLLVLSYPQSLWRIEPYKIARSLQQQPSIAQATVSRRLFPPGLVVQLQERTPVAIAQVRREQANRKNGNTKVIMGLLDANGVWIPLENFNSLDSKVKLPTLKVIGSPEQYRPYWISLYEAMSQTSLKVTEIDWQDPTNLILKTELGLVHLGTPSPQLPEQIKVLAQLRHLPSQLNPNEIEYIDLKNPEHLLVQMNQKNSKPIPKQAKKNLRV
- the ftsZ gene encoding cell division protein FtsZ, with the protein product MTLDNNQGLTYKNSQSPGQSTFSLAVNSTNPFNHSGLSFGQNNDNKKIEREETRIGDIVPGRVANIKVIGVGGGGSNAVNRMIASDVSGVEFWSINTDAQALTLAAAPSRLQIGQKLTRGLGAGGNPAIGTKAAEESRDEIATALDGADLVFITAGMGGGTGTGAAPIVAEVAKEMGALTVGVVTRPFIFEGRRRISQAEQGIEGLKSRVDTLIIIPNNKLLEVIPEQTPMQEAFRYADDVLRQGVQGISDIITIPGLINVDFADVRAVMADAGSALMGIGIGSGKSRAREAAIAAISSPLLECSIEGARGVVFNITGGSDLTLHEVNAAAETIYEVVDPNANIIFGAVIDDRLQGEVRLTVIATGFTGEAPAAQQPNVTQGRVVQPPPQRRPMQQPAAPNPPTQTPEPKEKGSVLDIPDFLRKRTPPRN